A DNA window from Allokutzneria albata contains the following coding sequences:
- a CDS encoding amidohydrolase family protein: MSQRATTIVNAKVFDGTQPQDWTSVRFADGVITECSVASAAREGDDVIDAGGGTVLPGLIDAHVHLVPGALARSLTFGVTTVLDMFSKPDLLAMAKEQAGSRPDVADVRSAGVGATAPGGHPSMMYAPFPTVTVPGRAEQFVAERIAEGSDYLKIISGAGGLWPSLDSETIRALVAAAHARGLVVVAHVSSTAGVEEVVSAGVDVVAHVPVDAELDQALVERMAEAGIAIGPTLATLENTLGESVPLYSRAEDNVRRLADAGVTLLAGTDAPNPGTAFGTSLHRELELLVRCGISPTHALAAATSEPARVFGLADRGRVAPGQRADLVLVSGNPLADITATRAIERIWRAGTACDRRVYVASAAEAEQLDAFNAKVAKAVAAVRERWSRSSR; encoded by the coding sequence ATGTCCCAGAGGGCGACGACGATCGTGAACGCGAAGGTGTTCGACGGGACGCAGCCCCAGGACTGGACTTCGGTCCGGTTCGCTGACGGCGTGATCACCGAGTGCTCGGTGGCCTCGGCCGCCCGAGAGGGCGACGACGTGATCGACGCGGGCGGCGGGACCGTGCTTCCCGGTCTGATCGACGCGCACGTGCACCTCGTTCCCGGCGCCCTCGCGCGGTCGCTGACCTTCGGCGTCACCACCGTCCTCGACATGTTCAGCAAGCCCGACCTGCTGGCCATGGCCAAGGAGCAGGCAGGCTCCCGCCCGGACGTGGCCGATGTCCGTTCCGCGGGCGTCGGTGCCACCGCGCCCGGCGGGCACCCGTCGATGATGTACGCCCCGTTCCCGACGGTGACCGTCCCCGGCCGGGCCGAGCAGTTCGTCGCGGAACGGATCGCGGAGGGCTCGGACTACCTGAAGATCATCTCTGGCGCCGGGGGCCTGTGGCCGTCGCTGGACTCCGAGACCATCCGGGCGCTGGTCGCTGCCGCGCACGCGCGGGGCCTGGTCGTCGTGGCCCACGTGAGTTCCACGGCTGGCGTCGAGGAGGTCGTGTCCGCCGGTGTCGACGTGGTGGCCCACGTTCCCGTGGATGCCGAGCTGGACCAAGCTCTGGTCGAACGCATGGCCGAGGCCGGTATCGCGATCGGTCCCACACTGGCCACTCTCGAGAACACCCTCGGCGAGTCGGTGCCGCTCTACTCGCGGGCCGAGGACAACGTGCGGCGACTGGCCGACGCGGGCGTCACTCTGCTGGCGGGCACCGACGCCCCGAACCCGGGGACCGCGTTCGGCACGAGCCTGCACCGAGAGCTGGAACTCCTTGTCCGGTGCGGAATCAGCCCGACGCACGCCCTGGCCGCCGCCACGAGCGAACCGGCACGAGTGTTCGGCCTCGCAGACCGAGGACGCGTTGCGCCCGGGCAACGCGCGGACCTGGTCCTCGTGTCCGGCAACCCGTTGGCGGACATCACCGCGACGCGTGCAATCGAGCGGATATGGCGCGCGGGCACAGCCTGCGATCGACGCGTCTACGTCGCGAGCGCTGCCGAAGCTGAACAGCTCGACGCTTTCAACGCCAAGGTCGCCAAGGCCGTGGCGGCAGTGCGCGAACGCTGGTCCCGCAGCTCGCGATGA
- the yidC gene encoding membrane protein insertase YidC: protein MFDFILYPVSAVLWFWHATFGALFSPDSGIAWVLAIVFLVFTIRAVLLKPALSQLRSARRNQKLAPQVQKIRERYRNDQQRVVREVQKLHAAEGTSPFGGCLPALLQIPVFLSLYWVLRDFTPGAQSNHAFDRAGVLSFLNADVFGAKLGNWINQPVAELAAFGTDRAHMITVGVPLMLLAGLATFLSMRMGMRRQVNPNPQLASITTFMTYVAPISMLVSGLFFPVPIGVLLYFLANNAWTFGQQQVLTWFVDREEATAEAATPKVIAPRPGQKPKQRKR, encoded by the coding sequence TTGTTCGACTTCATCCTTTACCCGGTTTCCGCCGTGCTCTGGTTCTGGCACGCCACCTTCGGCGCCCTGTTCAGCCCGGACAGCGGAATCGCCTGGGTGCTCGCCATCGTCTTCCTCGTCTTCACCATCAGGGCCGTGCTGCTCAAGCCCGCGCTCAGCCAGCTGCGCTCGGCCCGGCGCAACCAGAAGCTCGCCCCGCAGGTGCAGAAGATCCGCGAGCGCTACCGCAACGACCAGCAGCGCGTTGTCCGGGAAGTGCAGAAGCTGCACGCCGCCGAGGGCACGAGCCCGTTCGGCGGCTGCCTTCCCGCGCTGCTGCAGATCCCCGTCTTCCTCAGCCTCTACTGGGTGCTGCGCGATTTCACCCCGGGCGCCCAGTCCAACCACGCCTTCGACCGCGCGGGCGTGCTGTCCTTCCTCAACGCCGACGTCTTCGGCGCGAAGCTCGGCAACTGGATCAACCAGCCCGTCGCCGAGCTGGCCGCCTTCGGCACCGACCGCGCGCACATGATCACCGTGGGCGTGCCGCTGATGCTGCTCGCCGGGCTGGCGACCTTCCTGTCCATGCGGATGGGCATGCGCAGGCAGGTCAACCCGAACCCGCAGCTCGCGTCGATCACCACGTTCATGACGTACGTGGCGCCGATCAGCATGCTGGTGTCCGGGCTTTTCTTCCCCGTGCCGATCGGCGTGCTGCTGTACTTCCTGGCCAACAACGCCTGGACCTTCGGCCAGCAGCAGGTCCTCACCTGGTTCGTCGACCGGGAGGAGGCCACGGCCGAGGCGGCCACGCCGAAGGTGATCGCGCCCCGCCCCGGCCAGAAACCCAAGCAGCGCAAGCGATGA
- a CDS encoding DUF4097 family beta strand repeat-containing protein: MPIFQTPQPIAVTVELGAGDVRITATDRADTVVEVRPTNPDDASDVKAAEQTRIDYADGKLTVLGPKSPVLDFSKKTRSVDVTIELPRGSRVDSDTGLADVRSAGELGDCKIKTSCGHVRLDRTGALRMETGAGHLSVDRIAGRAEVTTGTGKVQIGELDGSGTVKSSNGNIEIGTVTGEVQVRAANGEIVVEHAVGDRVEATTSNGAIRVGDVIRGSVVLKTSTGDLEIGIRQGTAALLDLVTGHGRVSNTLEEVASAGEAADKVEVRARTSFGDITISRS, encoded by the coding sequence ATGCCCATTTTCCAGACGCCCCAGCCCATCGCCGTCACCGTCGAGCTGGGGGCGGGCGACGTCCGGATCACCGCGACCGACCGCGCCGACACCGTGGTGGAGGTGCGGCCGACCAACCCCGACGACGCCTCCGACGTGAAGGCCGCCGAACAGACCCGGATCGACTACGCCGACGGCAAGCTGACGGTCCTCGGCCCGAAGTCGCCCGTGCTCGACTTCTCCAAGAAGACCCGGTCCGTCGACGTGACGATCGAGCTGCCGCGCGGTTCGCGGGTGGACAGCGACACCGGGCTCGCCGACGTGCGCAGCGCGGGCGAACTGGGCGACTGCAAGATAAAGACCTCTTGCGGGCACGTCCGGCTGGACCGCACCGGCGCACTGCGCATGGAGACCGGGGCCGGGCACCTGTCCGTGGACCGGATCGCGGGCCGGGCCGAGGTCACCACCGGCACCGGCAAGGTCCAGATCGGTGAGCTCGACGGCAGCGGGACGGTCAAGAGCTCCAACGGCAACATCGAGATCGGCACCGTCACCGGCGAGGTCCAGGTGCGCGCGGCCAACGGCGAGATCGTCGTCGAGCACGCCGTCGGCGACCGGGTCGAGGCCACCACGTCCAACGGTGCCATCCGGGTCGGTGACGTGATCAGGGGCTCGGTCGTGCTCAAGACCTCGACCGGCGACCTGGAGATCGGCATCCGGCAGGGCACCGCCGCGCTGCTGGACCTCGTTACCGGGCACGGGCGGGTGAGCAACACGCTGGAGGAGGTCGCGTCCGCGGGGGAGGCGGCCGACAAGGTCGAGGTGCGCGCCCGCACCAGCTTCGGGGACATCACCATCAGCCGGTCGTGA
- a CDS encoding LysR family transcriptional regulator has product MEVRQLRYFVAVAEREHFGRAAEALRIVQPAVSKQVARLERELGLTLFDRSHRRVRLTPDGQAFLVHARRALRGIDRAAAAAAEIAAGNTGLLRVGSSIVFSPRIEAALAAVRDAHPGITLQVTSSASTTDQLAALAANDLDAAFVAAPPDTPGVRIHHLWDEPLLATVPADHARTAGTIAALAELPLARSARADNPGVYDLITAACRAAGFTPRPGPTLTRVQDLLAGPVASGGCWTLLPAGVVSHDFTAVALVPPDPPILVPAALALPEATPRASALSLLAAVQGTRN; this is encoded by the coding sequence ATGGAGGTCCGGCAGCTGCGCTACTTCGTCGCGGTCGCCGAGCGCGAACACTTCGGCCGCGCCGCCGAGGCCCTGCGCATCGTTCAACCCGCTGTGAGCAAGCAGGTCGCGCGGCTGGAACGCGAACTCGGACTGACCTTGTTCGACCGGTCCCACCGCCGGGTCCGGCTCACCCCGGACGGCCAGGCGTTCCTCGTCCACGCGCGCCGCGCGCTGCGCGGCATCGACCGCGCCGCAGCCGCGGCCGCCGAGATCGCCGCCGGTAACACCGGTCTTCTGCGCGTCGGCAGCAGCATCGTGTTCAGCCCTCGAATCGAAGCTGCTCTTGCCGCTGTCCGTGACGCCCACCCCGGCATCACGCTCCAGGTGACGAGCTCCGCCTCGACGACCGATCAGCTCGCCGCACTCGCCGCCAACGACCTCGACGCCGCATTCGTCGCAGCGCCACCGGATACGCCGGGCGTGCGGATCCACCACCTCTGGGACGAGCCGCTGCTCGCAACCGTCCCCGCGGACCACGCCCGCACTGCCGGCACCATCGCCGCACTCGCCGAACTCCCCCTGGCCCGATCCGCCCGCGCGGACAATCCCGGCGTCTACGACCTGATCACAGCCGCCTGCCGGGCCGCCGGTTTCACCCCTCGTCCAGGGCCGACCCTGACCCGAGTCCAAGACCTCCTTGCCGGACCTGTGGCCTCCGGAGGGTGCTGGACCCTGCTCCCCGCCGGCGTCGTCTCGCACGACTTCACCGCCGTCGCCCTCGTCCCGCCCGACCCACCGATCCTCGTGCCCGCCGCACTCGCGCTACCAGAAGCCACTCCTCGCGCGTCCGCGCTGAGCCTGCTCGCCGCCGTACAGGGCACCAGGAACTAG